The following proteins come from a genomic window of Lycium ferocissimum isolate CSIRO_LF1 chromosome 4, AGI_CSIRO_Lferr_CH_V1, whole genome shotgun sequence:
- the LOC132051485 gene encoding protein DETOXIFICATION 21-like: protein MAAYDINEKLLSKVHVQEGTDNELKIKDKILNEWKKMWVIAAPAIFTRFSTFGVNVISQAFIGHIGSIELAAFALVITVLLRFGNGILLGMASGLETLCGQAYGAKQYHMLGIYLQKSWIVLTVTGTLLLPVFIFTAPILKALGQDEAIAKEAGVISLWLIPVIYAFIASYTCQMFLQAQSKNMIITYLAACTLVIHIFLSWLLTVKFKFGMTGAMISTLLAYWLPNIGQLIYVTCGGCKETWKGFTYLAFKDLWPVIKLSFSSGAMLCLELWYNTILILLTGNLKNAMVQIDALSICLNINGWEMMISLGFLAAAGVRVSNELGRGSAKAARFSILTIVTTSFVIGFTLFLFFLFLRGRLAYIFTESEDVAEEVDHLSPLLAFSILLNSVQPVLSGVAVGAGWQSIVAYVNIGCYYLVGIPVGVVLGYVFKLQVKGVWIGMLFGILAQTTVLLVITLKTDWDKQVLIAQQRVKKFYVEAEPNADSQTA, encoded by the exons ATGGCAGCTTATGATATTAATGAGAAGCTGTTGAGTAAAGTTCATGTCCAAGAGGGAACTGATAATGAATTGAAGATTAAGGACAAGATATTAAACGAGTGGAAGAAAATGTGGGTGATTGCTGCTCCTGCCATTTTCACTAGATTTTCAACCTTTGGAGTAAATGTCATTAGCCAGGCATTCATTGGTCACATTGGATCTATTGAACTAGCAGCCTTCGCCCTTGTCATCACTGTCCTCCTCAGATTCGGGAATGGCATTCTG TTAGGAATGGCAAGTGGACTGGAAACGCTGTGTGGACAGGCCTATGGTGCTAAACAGTATCACATGTTAGGCATATATCTCCAAAAATCATGGATTGTCTTGACTGTAACAGGGACTCTGCTTTTACCAGTCTTTATTTTCACAGCGCCAATTTTAAAAGCATTAGGCCAGGACGAAGCGATTGCTAAAGAGGCCGGGGTCATTTCATTATGGTTAATACCGGTGATTTATGCATTCATTGCATCTTATACATGCCAAATGTTCTTACAAGCGCAGAGTAAGAACATGATCATTACATACTTAGCAGCATGTACTCTTGTGATCCATATCTTCCTATCGTGGCTTTTAACCGTGAAGTTCAAGTTTGGAATGACTGGTGCCATGATATCTACGCTATTGGCATATTGGCTTCCTAATATTGGTCAATTAATATATGTTACTTGTGGAGGATGTAAAGAAACGTGGAAGGGATTTACTTATTTGGCCTTTAAAGATCTATGGCCTGTTATTaagctttctttctcttcagGTGCCATGCTCTG CCTTGAACTCTGGTACAACACTATACTGATTCTCCTAACAGGAAACCTGAAAAATGCTATGGTTCAGATTGATGCTCTTTCTATATG TCTTAACATCAATGGTTGGGAAATGATGATTTCCCTTGGTTTCTTAGCTGCAGCAGG TGTACGAGTATCAAACGAGTTGGGAAGAGGGAGCGCAAAAGCAGCAAGGTTTTCAATCTTGACGATAGTGACAACCTCATTTGTAATTGGCTTCACCCTGTTTCtgttcttcctcttcttgcGCGGACGTTTGGCTTATATATTCACTGAAAGTGAAGATGTGGCTGAAGAAGTCGACCACCTATCTCCTCTATTAGCATTTTCTATACTTTTGAACAGTGTTCAACCCGTTCTCTCTG GTGTAGCTGTTGGAGCTGGATGGCAGAGCATAGTAGCATATGTTAACATTGGCTGTTACTACTTGGTTGGCATTCCAGTTGGTGTTGTGCTTGGTTATGTTTTCAAACTGCAAGTTAAA GGTGTTTGGATTGGAATGTTGTTTGGTATACTGGCGCAAACTACTGTACTACTTGTGATCACTCTGAAAACTGATTGGGACAAGCAg GTATTAATTGCTCAGCAGAGAGTGAAGAAGTTttatgtagaagctgaacctaATGCTGATTCACAAACTGCATGA